Proteins encoded within one genomic window of Macrotis lagotis isolate mMagLag1 chromosome 3, bilby.v1.9.chrom.fasta, whole genome shotgun sequence:
- the DEPDC7 gene encoding DEP domain-containing protein 7 produces MSSARERAAALHISALYSPEHRPPGFSVAQKPFGATYIWSSIISTLQTEVEVKKRRHHLKRHNDCFVGSDAVDVVFSHLIQNKFFGDVDIPRAKVVRVCQALMDYKVFEAVPTKVFGRDKRPIFEDSSCSLYRFTAGPDQEDGQSGKENRMCTTSRYEKTPLVHSSALKSTSLEDLWENLSLRPANSPHVNLSSNLSPQVINEVWREETIGRLLQLIDLPLLDSLLQHQAMTPKLPHPNAQPDLINTSNYLDRGVLKAYSDSQDDEWLSAATDCLEYLPDRMVVELSRNFPELPDKGDVWKSLLFETISKYYNNREPLLNHLFEIHTGIAELLVNGKTDKALEATQLCLKLLEPSRREEFRSLLYWMAVAARPSELKLQEESENRMVVKRVFSKAIVNNKHLSKGKTDLLVLFLVDHQKDVFKIPGTLHKVVSDKLTALQRGEDPDPGTGYAFCQRYDQSEYHNNTQKATKEELSSLLKTIDEDSKLSAKEKKKLLSQFYESHPNIFVEYFGDRISNIFI; encoded by the exons ATGTCCTCGGCGCGGGAGCGGGCGGCGGCGCTGCACATCTCCGCGCTCTACAGCCCCGAGCACCGGCCCCCGG GTTTCAGTGTGGCTCAAAAGCCTTTTGGGGCCACATATATCTGGAGCAGCATTATAAGCACCCTTCAAACAGAAGTGGAAGTCAAAAAACGAAGGCACCACTTAAAACGGCATAATGACTGTTTTGTTGGCTCGGATGCTGTAGACGTTGTCTTCTCTCATCTCATTCAGAATAAGTTTTTTGGAGATGTAGATATTCCTCGTGCCAAAGTTGTAAGAGTATGCCAAGCACTAATGGATTACAAAGTTTTTGAAGCAGTCCCGACCAAAGTCTTTGGAAGAGACAAACGGCCGATATTTGAAGACAGTAGCTGCAGCCTTTATAGGTTCACAGCTGGGCCTGACCAAGAGGATGGTCAGTCAGGGAAAGAGAACAGAATGTGTACAACTTCCAG ATATGAGAAGACACCATTAGTTCATTCATCTGCTTTGAAATCAACAAGTTTAGAGGATCTGtgggaaaatctgagtttgaggCCTGCTAACTCCCCTCATGTAAATCTCTCTTCAAATTTGTCTCCTCAAG TTATTAATGAAGTATGGCGAGAAGAAACCATTGGGCGCCTACTCCAGCTGATAGACCTCCCCCTCCTCGACTCCTTACTTCAGCACCAAGCAATGACTCCTAAGCTTCCTCATCCCAATGCACAGCCAGACTTGATCAACACCAGTAACTATTTGGATCGAGGGGTTCTCAAGGCATATAGTGACTCACA GGATGATGAATGGCTCTCTGCAGCAACTGACTGCTTAGAATACCTTCCAGATCGGATGGTGGTGGAGCTAAGCAGAAATTTTCCTGAGCTACCAGACAAAGGAGATGTGTGGAAATCACTCTTATTTGAGACCATTAGTAAATACTACAACAATAGGGAACCTCTGTTAAATCACTTATTTGAAATCCACACGGGGATTGCAGAACTCCTAG TGAATGGAAAGACAGACAAGGCCTTGGAAGCCACCCAGCTCTGCCTGAAGCTGCTGGAGCCCAGCAGGAGAGAGGAGTTCCGGAGCCTGCTCTACTGGATGGCCGTGGCTGCTCGCCCTTCGGAACTAAAGTTACAGGAAGAG AGTGAGAATCGGATGGTGGTGAAAAGGGTGTTTTCTAAAGCAATTGTAAACAACAAACATTTGTCCAAAGGCAAAACGGACCTCTTGGTGCTGTTTTTAGTGGATCATCAAAAAGATGTTTTTAAG ATCCCAGGAACGCTGCACAAAGTCGTCAGTGACAAGCTCACGGCCTTGCAGAGAGGGGAAGATCCAGACCCAGGCACAG gctatgCTTTCTGCCAGAGGTATGACCAAAGTGAGTATCACAATAATACCCAGAAGGCCACTAAGGAGGAGCTTTCGTCTTTGCTAAAAACTATTGATGAGGACTCAAAATTATCtgccaaagaaaagaagaaattgctGAGTCAGTTTTATGAGAGTCACCCAAACATCTTTgtggaatattttggagatagaatttcaaatatttttatataa